The following is a genomic window from Syntrophaceae bacterium.
CGATGAAATGACGGACCCGGGGCTGTTTGTGGACCTGCCGCCGTGGGGCTACCATTTCCTGGAGTTCTGAGGTGTGCAGCGGACGCTTCCTTGCCTTTCGCCTTTCGCCTTTCGCCTTTCGCCTGTCCCTTACCACACCTCCCGCACCTTCACGCCGTTGCCGGAGAGGTATTCCTTGAGTTCGGCGATCGTGTAGGTGCCGTAATGCACGATGGAGGCGATGAGGGCCGCGTCGGCCTTTGCCTTCGTGAGGACGTCGAGCAGGTGCTCTTTCCTGCCCGCCCCTCCCGACGCGATAACGGGGATATTTACATTCGTCGCGATCAGGTGCGTCAGATCCAACTCGTAGCCGTCGAGGGTCCCGTCGGCGTCGATCGAGTTCAGACAGATCTCGCCGGCTCCGAGGCTCTCGGCTTCCTTCGCCCACCAGAGGGCGTCGATCCCCATGCTCTTCCGGCCGCCCTGGATGACGATCTCGTAGCCCGATGGGATCCTCGCGCTTCTCTCGACCCTCTTGACGTCCATCCCCAGGACGATGCACTGGCTTCCGAACGCCACGGCGCCCTCGGAGATAATGCCCGGGTTCTCCACGGCCCCGGAGTTGACGCTGACCTTTTCCGCTCCCGCCAGGATGACCCTGCGCATGTCCTCGAGGGTCCGGATGCCCCCGCCCACCGAGAAGGGGATGAAGATCGTCTCGGCGACGCGCTGCACCACGTCGATCATGATGTCCCGCCCCTCCGACGAGGCCGTGATGTCGTAGAAGACGATCTCGTCGGCCCCCTGCTCATAGTAGCGGCGCGCCGCCTCGACCGGGTCGCCGATGTCGACGTTGCCCTTGAACTTGACCCCCTTCGTGAGCTTGCCGTCCCGCACGTCGAGGCAGGGAATGATGCGCTTACTGAGCATATCGGCCATCCCAACGGCTGAAGTTTTCCAGGATCGCGAGGCCGAAGCGCCCGCTCTTCTCGGGGTGGAACTGGACCGCGACGAGATTGCGTCTCGCTATGGCCGAGGCAAAGCGGATCCCGTATGCCGTCTCGCCGGCCACGTCATCACCGTTCCGCGGTGCGGGGTAATAGGAGTGCACGAAGTAGAACTCGGCGTTCTCCGGCAGGCCGGCGAACACCGGGTGGCCGCGCCGGAAAGCGACACGGTTCCACCCCATGTGGGGGATCTTGAGGGGGTCGCCCCCCTCGCGCATGTCCGCGGGGAAGCGCCTGACTGCGCCGGGGATGATCCCCAGGCAATCGGTCCGGTTGTCCTCCTCGCTGTATTCGAAGATGACCTGCGTGCCCAGGCATATGCCGAGCAGCGGCTTTCCGGAGTCGAACAGCCCGCGGATGCAGCGGTCCAGCCCCGTTTCCCGGAGATTCCGCATGGCCTCCCCCGCGGCGCCGACGCCGGGGAAGACGACCCGCTCGGCGCTGCTCAGGACATCGGGGCGGTTCGTGATGACGCAGGGAACGCCGAGGCTCTGGAGGGCGCGGGCGACGCTCGTCAAATTGCCCGCCCGGTAGTCGACGATGGCGATCATGACCGTATCGATTCCTCGTATTGACGATGACGGACTATAGCGCAAGAGAACCGGAAAATCAATGCCCGCGGGCATTTTGGGGGAAAAAAACCTTGACCCGTCCATTCTGAGCGGATAAAATTTCATAGGGGATTTTTTCTCGGGTCGCGATTCACTGCCCGATCGATGCACCTTCCTCCCCTTGGCCTGCGCGTTGTTTGCCCTTTCCGCACCCGATCCCCGCGGTCACCGGTCCCCCGGGCGTAACGATCCCGTAACCCGTTTCAACGATCAGATTCGAAAGGAGGTCCGGCCATGCTGCAGAATCACGATTACAACCTACTCGAAACGATCACGATCATCGCCCGAAGCATCTACCGGTACGACACGTACATGAAGGACCTGGACAAGGTGAAGTGCGAAACCTGCCGGAAGCTCTGGCAGGAGTTCCATGAGCAGAGGAAGAGGGAACTGGCCATGCTCCTCGAGGAGCTGCGCTCCCATGTCGAAGGCGGGATGATGACGATCGAGAAGACCTGAGGGCAGGCGCCGGGGGTGGCAAGGCGCATCCCGTGCCGTGCGCCGCAGGCCAGGCATGTGGCGGGTCCGCATCAGCTCTCCGAGAGCTCCCGGATCCGGTCCACGTCTTCCTTCCGGGCCACCAGGGTCCGGTTGCCCGAACGCACGACGACGAGGCCTTCGACGCCGATCAGGGCCACCGTCTCTTCCGGAATCTCGCAGAAGACGAGGTTGCCCGCGGCGTCAAGGGCCTTCAGCCGGC
Proteins encoded in this region:
- the hisH gene encoding imidazole glycerol phosphate synthase subunit HisH, with product MIAIVDYRAGNLTSVARALQSLGVPCVITNRPDVLSSAERVVFPGVGAAGEAMRNLRETGLDRCIRGLFDSGKPLLGICLGTQVIFEYSEEDNRTDCLGIIPGAVRRFPADMREGGDPLKIPHMGWNRVAFRRGHPVFAGLPENAEFYFVHSYYPAPRNGDDVAGETAYGIRFASAIARRNLVAVQFHPEKSGRFGLAILENFSRWDGRYAQ
- the hisF gene encoding imidazole glycerol phosphate synthase subunit HisF, with amino-acid sequence MLSKRIIPCLDVRDGKLTKGVKFKGNVDIGDPVEAARRYYEQGADEIVFYDITASSEGRDIMIDVVQRVAETIFIPFSVGGGIRTLEDMRRVILAGAEKVSVNSGAVENPGIISEGAVAFGSQCIVLGMDVKRVERSARIPSGYEIVIQGGRKSMGIDALWWAKEAESLGAGEICLNSIDADGTLDGYELDLTHLIATNVNIPVIASGGAGRKEHLLDVLTKAKADAALIASIVHYGTYTIAELKEYLSGNGVKVREVW